ACAGACATAAAATGCCTATTCTATGTATTTTGTTGTGTGGCAAGCTGGACAGCTTCTATATCAACATTGAGGTGTTGAGCAATCTGCTCCACACTCATCCCTGTTTTTAGTAACAGAGGGACGGTAAGTTTCAACATTTCAGCTTCCCGTTCTTCTCGACCTTCGGCTTTCGCTTCCTGATAAACCCTTGTTTGCTCCAAAGTCAATCCCAGCATAGCTTCAACTTCCTCTCTACTCAATGAAGAAAACTTATAAACGACGATTGTGGTGATGATGTCTAGTATTTCGTTTTTCGGCAGCATGTCTGTTGACTCTAATTTTACCCGCTCAATCAATTGCTTTGCTTGCTCTGCCATCACTTCATCCGATGCTAGAGTCAACTGCATCAAGTTGATGCCTATTGGCTGCTGATTAGTCGCGCCTAACTCATCTAAATAGATTCGCTGCACTTGGTCGCTGTTCAGAAATATTCGATGAGTTTTTTGATCGCTTGGTTCCAAAGAGCGTGATGAAAAAATTACCACACAGAACCAGTCATCGTACTGAGAACGATTCCGGTTCAGGTACATCAGCGACTCGGTAAAGAACCGATGATAGAGAGCTTCATTTCTTTGGAATTGAACTTCAGCAAAAAAGATAACTCTGGATGTTGCACCCTCTGGAGGTAAAAACACACCATCGATGCGGAAAGCCGTTTCTTTGACTTCAAGTGATTCAAATCGATAGTTTTGTGCTTGAGGAGGAGGGACATCAATCAGTTCAAAGAGTAACCCAGGAAAGCGCTTAAAAATTTGATAGTAAATGGAGTCTCGTTTCACTATTTCATCCTAAAATTCTCTCGTTATGCGTAGGCGTAGCCCGTCGTAGACATCGCAGATTACAACCAAGTTCTAAAAATTAACCCTAACTTGGCTGAAGCATACCCTAATTGAGGTGGTGTATAATTGCTTGCCAATTCGCAACTTCAACTTTTCGTTCGCTGATTTGAAGCGAGTAGGGTTTATCTTTATTTAAAGAGAGAGATTAAATCCTATAAAGTATACGAAAAAGTAGCTATGGCAAGCGGTGAAGTATTTGATACCAAAACAAAATCCCCATCTCTGCCAAGGGTAAATCTGCTGACCATGTTTCGGCTAGGTTTATTTCAGATGGGGTTGAGTATGATGTCTATCTTGACTTTGGGCGTACTCAATAGAGTCATGATTCAAGAAATAGCAATTCCGGCGACGCTGGTATCAGTAGTTCTAGCACTGCCCTTATTTGTTGCTCCTTCGCGTGTCTGGTTTGGCCAGATTTCCGATGCCAAGCCTTTATGGGGATATCACCGCACAGCTTATGTTTGGGTGGGTGCGGCAATATTTGCGATCGCAGCCTTTTTAGCTATACAAGTAATCTGGCAGCTTAATATAGCTGGAAATAGTTCAGGTACTTGGGTATGGACAACCCAAACAATCGGCTGGACAGCACTTTTGGCTTTAGTTTTCGCTGTCTACGGTCTAGGAATTTGTGCTAGCGGTACTGCTTTTGCTGCTTTGTTAGTGGATATATCTGAAGAAGATAACCGTTCCAAAGTAGTCGGTGTGGTTTGGTCGATGCTAATGGTGGGAATTATCGTTGGGGCGATTATTAGTGCCAAGTTACTACAGCCATTAACATTAGGCGCTTCCATCGCAACCTTAGAGCCAGCAATCAACAGATTGTTTTTTATCGTCCCAGCAATTGTATTTGGTTTAGCGATCGCAGCCACATTCGGCGTAGAAAAAAAGTACTCCCAATACTCAACCCGTTCCACATTGGTGAACCGGGAAGACAGTATTACTCTAGGTAATGCTTGGAAAATATTGACAGCTAGCCCACAGACAGGTGTATTTTTCACCTTTTTATTGGTGATGACTATCAGTTTGTTTATGCAAGACCCAGTTTTGGAACCTTATGCGGGTCAAGTGTTTAAAATGCCCTTAGCGGAAAGTACCAAATTAAATATTTTTTATGGAACGGGTCTACTGATTGCCTACGGCGTTACCGGCTTTTATATTGTTCCGCGTTTGGGTAAGCGCAGAACTGCACGTCTAGGCTGTATGTTGGTGGCATTCTGTGCAATTTTGCTAGGTATCTCAGGATTCACAGCTAACGCAGCGGTTCTGAAATTAGGTTTGTTCTTTTTCGGTTTAGCCGCAGGTTTCTTAACTACAGCAGCAATTAGCTTGATGTTGGATCTGACCGCAGCAGAAGCCGCAGGTACGTTTATTGGGGCATGGGGATTAGCGCAGTCCCTTTCTAGAGGAATCGCAGTGGTAATTGGAGGTACAGTTTTGGATATTGGACGCAGGCTGTTACCCAGTCTAGAGTTAGCTTATGGACTGGTATTCGTTCTAGAAGCTGTGGGAATGGTGCTATCGATTTGGTTTCTGAATCGGGTGAACGTCACAGAATTTCAAACAAGTACAAAGCTGGCCATCGCTTCAGTTTTAGAAAGCGATTTAGACTAAACTGTATTGGGCATTGGGCATGGGACAAATGACCAATGACCAATGACAAATGACAAATGACAAATAACCAATGAATGATTTTTGGACAACAATT
This Nostoc sp. C052 DNA region includes the following protein-coding sequences:
- a CDS encoding BCD family MFS transporter, with the protein product MASGEVFDTKTKSPSLPRVNLLTMFRLGLFQMGLSMMSILTLGVLNRVMIQEIAIPATLVSVVLALPLFVAPSRVWFGQISDAKPLWGYHRTAYVWVGAAIFAIAAFLAIQVIWQLNIAGNSSGTWVWTTQTIGWTALLALVFAVYGLGICASGTAFAALLVDISEEDNRSKVVGVVWSMLMVGIIVGAIISAKLLQPLTLGASIATLEPAINRLFFIVPAIVFGLAIAATFGVEKKYSQYSTRSTLVNREDSITLGNAWKILTASPQTGVFFTFLLVMTISLFMQDPVLEPYAGQVFKMPLAESTKLNIFYGTGLLIAYGVTGFYIVPRLGKRRTARLGCMLVAFCAILLGISGFTANAAVLKLGLFFFGLAAGFLTTAAISLMLDLTAAEAAGTFIGAWGLAQSLSRGIAVVIGGTVLDIGRRLLPSLELAYGLVFVLEAVGMVLSIWFLNRVNVTEFQTSTKLAIASVLESDLD
- a CDS encoding Rpn family recombination-promoting nuclease/putative transposase codes for the protein MKRDSIYYQIFKRFPGLLFELIDVPPPQAQNYRFESLEVKETAFRIDGVFLPPEGATSRVIFFAEVQFQRNEALYHRFFTESLMYLNRNRSQYDDWFCVVIFSSRSLEPSDQKTHRIFLNSDQVQRIYLDELGATNQQPIGINLMQLTLASDEVMAEQAKQLIERVKLESTDMLPKNEILDIITTIVVYKFSSLSREEVEAMLGLTLEQTRVYQEAKAEGREEREAEMLKLTVPLLLKTGMSVEQIAQHLNVDIEAVQLATQQNT